One Chanodichthys erythropterus isolate Z2021 chromosome 22, ASM2448905v1, whole genome shotgun sequence DNA window includes the following coding sequences:
- the nr5a1b gene encoding steroidogenic factor 1b yields MDYSYDTDLEELCPVCGDKVSGYHYGLLTCESCKGFFKRTVQNNKRYTCAESQDCKIDKTQRKRCPFCRFQKCLNVGMRLEAVRADRMRGGRNKFGPMYKRDRALKQQKKALIRASGVKMEATPPLLSSPQSDYSFSTALSVPAQKNTHPNIGTPVAPTDYERSLYASSSLSLSVPIPAHTPLPAQYPYPNLPSRAIKSEYPDHYASSEHYTSTSSPESVPGYTYIDQTRVSTSPAVALPGLTVPPLILEFVRCEQDELQVQSKISAHLAHLQQEQNSRSAAANQEQNARLAAKQERLSTFGLMCHMADQTLFSIVEWARSCIFFKELKVGDQMKLLHNCWSELLVLDYIARQLHHGKEDSVLLITGQEVELASLLAQAGVTLSGMIQRGQELVHRLQELQLDRRETACLKYLILFNPDVKLLENQPYVESVYEQVNAALLEYTLYAYPQFPDRFSQILLRLPELRALSAQAEDYLCYKHLSGEVPCNNLLIEMLHAKRTCI; encoded by the exons ATGGACTACAGTTATGATACGGACCTGGAAGAGTTGTGTCCGGTGTGTGGCGATAAAGTTTCTGGCTATCATTATGGTTTATTAACCTGCGAGAGCTGCAAG ggtttCTTTAAGAGGACCGTACAGAATAACAAACGGTACACATGTGCAGAGAGTCAAGACTGTAAGATTGATAAAACCCAGAGAAAACGGTGTCCGTTCTGCCGCTTCCAGAAATGTCTGAACGTCGGGATGCGGCTGGAAG CTGTCCGTGCTGACAGGATGCGAGGAGGGCGCAATAAATTCGGCCCCATGTACAAACGAGACCGGGCGTTAAAGCAGCAGAAGAAAGCTCTCATCCGGGCGAGTGGCGTAAAGATGGAAGCCACGCCCCCTTTGCTGTCATCACCGCAGTCTGACTACAGCTTCAGCACTGCTCTCTCGGTTCCAGCTCAAAAAAACACCCACCCGAACATCGGCACCCCGGTGGCCCCTACCGATTATGAACGCAGCCTGTACGCATCCAGTTCCTTGAGCTTATCTGTCCCCATCCCGGCCCACACCCCTCTGCCAGCACAGTACCCGTATCCAAACCTACCCAGCCGTGCCATCAAGTCTGAGTATCCCGACCACTACGCGAGCTCAGAGCACTACACCAGCACCAGCTCCCCAGAATCGGTTCCAGGCTACACGTACATCGACCAGACGCGAGTGTCGACCAGCCCAGCTGTGGCCCTGCCGGGCTTGACGGTACCGCCGTTGATTCTGGAGTTTGTTCGCTGTGAGCAAGATGAGCTGCAGGTGCAAAGCAAGATAAGCGCTCACCTGGCCCACCTGCAGCAGGAACAGAATTCTCGGAGTGCGGCGGCCAATCAGGAACAGAACGCACGCCTCGCAGCCAAACAGGAACGACTCAGCACCTTCGGCCTGATGTGCCACATGGCCGATCAGACGCTCTTCTCCATCGTGGAATGGGCACGTAGCTGCATCTTCTTTAAGGAGCTCAAG GTGGGAGATCAGATGAAGTTGCTGCATAATTGCTGGAGTGAGCTTCTTGTGCTGGATTACATCGCCAGACAGTTGCATCATGGGAAAGAGGACAGTGTGCTTCTCATTACAGGACAGGAG GTTGAGCTCGCGTCTTTGCTGGCCCAGGCAGGGGTCACTCTGAGTGGGATGATACAGAGAGGTCAGGAGCTGGTGCATCGTCTACAAGAGCTTCAGCTGGACCGCAGAGAAACTGCCTGTCTTAAATACCTCATCCTCTTTAACCCTG ATGTGAAACTGTTGGAAAACCAGCCTTACGTCGAGAGCGTGTACGAGCAGGTGAACGCCGCGCTGTTGGAGTACACACTGTATGCGTATCCGCAATTCCCGGACAGGTTTAGCCAGATTCTGCTGCGCCTTCCCGAGCTCAGAGCGCTGAGCGCGCAAGCCGAAGACTACCTGTGCTACAAACACCTGAGCGGAGAGGTGCCGTGCAACAACCTCCTCATAGAAATGCTGCATGCCAAGAGAACCTGCATCTGA